In one window of Thalassotalea agarivorans DNA:
- a CDS encoding PEP-CTERM sorting domain-containing protein (PEP-CTERM proteins occur, often in large numbers, in the proteomes of bacteria that also encode an exosortase, a predicted intramembrane cysteine proteinase. The presence of a PEP-CTERM domain at a protein's C-terminus predicts cleavage within the sorting domain, followed by covalent anchoring to some some component of the (usually Gram-negative) cell surface. Many PEP-CTERM proteins exhibit an unusual sequence composition that includes large numbers of potential glycosylation sites. Expression of one such protein has been shown restore the ability of a bacterium to form floc, a type of biofilm.): MRIIKILICLVTLAFTGNTSATLIGTGDGGLWDLDTNNNSVTFIGSSGVMFDIAMNPLTGKLYGVTGGSDLYEISTSDASTTFIGNTGFGLNGLTFASDGTLYGTGSNSLYSVDIGNGITTLIGSGGYSSAGDIAFDGSGTLFLTSNSGSSNSLWTLDTSDGSGTLLGDIGFNNVYGLNFFEGTLFGFTSAGDTISLDRTSGAGVFVATNTLAAYGADGVGGVQIVREPVPEPATLGLFSALLLMLGLRKRSV, from the coding sequence ATGAGGATAATTAAAATACTAATTTGTCTTGTCACGCTTGCCTTTACTGGAAATACTTCAGCGACGTTAATAGGCACAGGTGATGGTGGTCTATGGGATTTAGACACCAACAATAATTCGGTCACCTTTATCGGTAGCTCAGGTGTGATGTTTGATATCGCGATGAACCCATTAACAGGAAAATTGTACGGCGTAACCGGTGGTAGTGACCTATATGAAATATCAACATCTGACGCATCAACGACATTCATTGGTAACACGGGTTTTGGCTTAAACGGTCTCACCTTCGCTAGTGATGGTACCTTGTACGGAACAGGATCGAATAGCCTATATAGTGTCGATATCGGTAACGGTATCACCACATTAATTGGTAGTGGAGGTTACAGCTCTGCTGGCGATATCGCATTTGATGGTAGTGGTACGCTATTTTTGACATCTAATTCAGGTTCATCGAATAGTTTGTGGACGTTAGATACGTCAGATGGTTCAGGAACCTTGCTAGGCGACATTGGTTTCAACAATGTCTACGGTTTAAACTTTTTCGAAGGTACTTTGTTTGGATTTACTTCAGCTGGCGATACCATTTCGCTTGATAGGACATCGGGTGCTGGCGTTTTTGTAGCAACGAATACCCTAGCGGCGTATGGCGCAGATGGTGTTGGCGGTGTGCAAATCGTGCGCGAGCCGGTGCCTGAGCCAGCAACTCTTGGTTTGTTTAGTGCATTACTGCTGATGTTAGGGTTACGTAAACGATCTGTTTAG
- the ahr gene encoding NADPH-dependent aldehyde reductase Ahr — MINAYAAQEPNGALSPISYDPGELGAHQVEIEVDYCGICHSDLSMIDNEWGFTQYPVIPGHEVVGRISALGEHVNHLVIGQVVGLGWHSDYCNTCVSCASGDENLCQQAVPTIMSHGGFADKVRANEKAVVPLPKGLDIESAGPLFCGGITVFNPLVQFDIKPTDKVAVIGIGGLGHLALKFLNAWGCDVTAFTSTEAKASEAIEMGAHQTLNSRSAEDIEAAANRFDFIISTVNVKLDWNLYLGTLKPKGRLHFVGATLDPIDIGAFGLIGAQKQISGSPVGSPATIAQMLEFARQHNIAPQIERFKMSDVNDAIEHLKSGKARYRIVLER; from the coding sequence ATGATCAACGCATATGCTGCCCAAGAGCCTAATGGCGCCCTCTCCCCTATCAGTTATGACCCTGGTGAATTAGGTGCCCACCAAGTTGAAATCGAAGTAGACTATTGTGGTATCTGCCATTCAGATTTATCTATGATCGATAACGAATGGGGTTTCACCCAATACCCTGTAATTCCAGGCCATGAAGTCGTTGGTCGAATTTCCGCGTTAGGCGAGCATGTCAATCATTTAGTCATCGGGCAAGTGGTTGGCTTAGGCTGGCATTCAGACTACTGTAACACCTGTGTTTCTTGCGCCAGTGGCGATGAAAACCTCTGTCAACAAGCGGTCCCTACGATTATGAGCCATGGTGGTTTTGCCGATAAGGTTCGAGCAAATGAAAAAGCCGTTGTACCCTTACCAAAAGGCTTAGATATCGAGTCTGCGGGACCACTGTTTTGTGGAGGCATTACAGTATTTAACCCGTTAGTACAATTCGATATTAAGCCAACAGATAAAGTAGCTGTCATCGGTATTGGTGGACTTGGCCACTTAGCGTTGAAATTTTTGAACGCTTGGGGATGTGATGTTACCGCCTTTACTTCGACTGAAGCGAAAGCAAGCGAAGCTATTGAGATGGGTGCTCACCAAACGTTGAACTCTAGAAGTGCCGAAGACATCGAAGCCGCGGCCAATCGTTTTGACTTCATAATTTCCACTGTTAACGTCAAACTTGATTGGAACCTGTACTTAGGTACGTTGAAACCAAAAGGTCGCCTGCATTTTGTCGGTGCAACATTAGATCCAATTGATATTGGCGCATTTGGACTCATTGGTGCACAAAAGCAAATATCTGGTTCGCCGGTTGGCAGCCCTGCTACCATCGCACAGATGTTAGAGTTTGCGCGACAGCACAATATAGCACCTCAAATTGAGCGCTTTAAAATGAGTGACGTTAACGACGCTATAGAGCATTTAAAATCAGGCAAAGCACGCTACAGAATTGTACTAGAGCGATAA
- a CDS encoding (2Fe-2S)-binding protein: protein MYVCLCRGITDKQIAALVQEKGVGSVRELKAHLDVSTDCGICVKAAKQVIDDTIIDESLFQNVG from the coding sequence ATGTACGTTTGTCTTTGTAGAGGTATTACAGATAAGCAAATAGCAGCACTTGTTCAAGAGAAAGGTGTTGGTAGTGTGCGTGAATTAAAAGCTCATCTCGACGTATCTACCGATTGTGGTATTTGCGTTAAAGCTGCCAAGCAAGTTATTGACGATACCATCATTGACGAAAGCTTGTTCCAAAACGTCGGCTAA
- the bfr gene encoding bacterioferritin: protein MKSQAKVVSHLNKVLTVELTSINQYFLHARMYKNWGISQLNDKCYKKSILDMKQADKLIERILFLEGLPNLQQLGKLAIGEETKEMLDCDYSFQLDQLPVLKAAIAYCEEQQDYVSRDILVEILEGEEEYIDFLEVQQYQIENIGMEKYIQSQL, encoded by the coding sequence ATGAAATCGCAAGCTAAAGTTGTTTCTCATTTAAACAAAGTGCTTACTGTAGAGCTCACTTCAATCAACCAATACTTTTTGCATGCCAGAATGTATAAAAATTGGGGTATTAGCCAGTTAAACGATAAGTGCTATAAAAAATCCATACTTGATATGAAACAAGCAGACAAGTTGATTGAACGCATCTTGTTTTTAGAAGGCTTGCCTAATCTGCAGCAACTAGGGAAGTTAGCTATAGGTGAAGAAACCAAAGAGATGTTGGATTGCGACTATAGCTTTCAGTTAGATCAATTACCTGTTTTAAAAGCAGCAATCGCTTACTGTGAAGAACAACAGGATTATGTCAGTAGAGACATATTAGTAGAAATTCTAGAGGGCGAAGAAGAGTACATCGACTTTTTAGAAGTGCAGCAATATCAAATTGAAAACATTGGTATGGAAAAATATATTCAATCGCAATTATAG